A genomic stretch from Helianthus annuus cultivar XRQ/B chromosome 1, HanXRQr2.0-SUNRISE, whole genome shotgun sequence includes:
- the LOC110936593 gene encoding putative disease resistance protein RGA3 produces MGDAVVAVLVKEVVRILGSLANQELALLRGLKGDILSLQNDFEQIQAVLQDAEEKQVKNNTVKIWLKHLRSVSLEAENVLDEISTEALLQSLHKKRGFKHRVRAFFSPDHNKFMSRVRIAHKVKDIRKKLDDIAFKRFELGLIPSDAISDVDDMVVENEMPNRETSSLIHDSSIIFGRDEELEMVTKAICNQDVGNGEVPVYSIWGMGGLGKTTLAQLVYNHERVKQCFELKCWIYVSEKFQVKEIMKKIIESIDDCGCTLTLLDKLQESLQSRLGGKKFLVVLDDVWVEDDENEKSMWEELRKTLRCGADGSIVVMTTRSQATSQMFSKVPKLQHKLGCLSRDDSWSLFEKLAFAPGRERDNISELEHIGREIVEKCKGLPLAVKTLGSLMWSKSSTSDWQHVKDNNLWDLDEVKVVPAILKLSYDKLLPHLKRCFAYCCLFPKGCEIEKDVLISLWVVNGFIPPKGGKDLYMLGEEILNCFVWRSFLQVVNPGKFSDGIYRYKMHDLMHDMAHDVMGHDCLVMEHGSNKAEIPEAVVHLSSSRHIKFSDEDLRKLTSLRSIFMFRKEAECSKSFKQAYVRVLHLDGIYLMTFPKSVCKLKHLKYLNLSNSSIEVLPKSIMYLQNLQYLNLSRSSIKVLPKSIMYLQNLQYLNLSHSYTEVLPEGIINLQNLQTLRLYNCYSLRKLPKGLRYMRNLHCLDTCGILLKDFPEGIKELTSLRILSRFPVGKGDVAKIGELEDLNLLEGKLWLEGLENVGSLEEAKSAKLECKRNLLDLLLRWSKYRELELAAQRVVDEEVLEGLEPNPSLKKLTIYGYMGMIISPSWLLNLKNLLEIKISMCSRCEHIPLLGRLPNLRIIDLSYMGSFKCFLDDDTNMLGGTTDTFLCVEELHINYCRSLVSLPSNLPKLKVLYLEECNALVSLPDEIQSFKHLKELTISDCEQLRKRYGKQTGVEWHKISHIPHVKFLDPL; encoded by the coding sequence ATGGGTGATGCGGTTGTTGCGGTCCTTGTGAAGGAGGTGGTGCGGATACTGGGTTCTTTAGCTAACCAAGAGCTTGCTCTACTCAGGGGACTCAAAGGCGATATTTTGAGTCTTCAGAATGATTTCGAGCAGATCCAAGCTGTTCTTCAAGATGCAGAAGAGAAACAAGTCAAGAATAACACTGTAAAGATATGGCTTAAGCACCTCAGATCTGTCTCCTTGGAGGCAGAAAATGTGCTGGACGAGATCTCAACTGAGGCTTTGTTGCAAAGCCTACACAAAAAAAGAGGCTTCAAACACAGGGTAAGAGCCTTCTTCTCTCCCGATCATAATAAGTTTATGTCCCGTGTTAGGATTGCTCACAAAGTTAAAGACATAAGAAAGAAGCTTGATGACATTGCATTTAAGAGATTTGAGTTAGGTTTGATCCCTTCGGATGCTATAAGTGATGTAGATGATATGGTAGTTGAAAATGAGATGCCAAATAGAGAAACTAGCTCGCTTATACATgattcttcaatcatctttggaAGAGATGAAGAGTTGGAGATGGTGACTAAAGCGATATGTAACCAAGATGTCGGAAATGGTGAGGTTCCGGTGTATTCTATATGGGGTATGGGAGGTTTGGGAAAGACCACTTTAGCTCAGTTAGTTTATAACCATGAAAGGGTGAAGCAATGTTTCGAGTTAAAATGTTGGATCTATGTTTCTGAAAAGTTCCAGGTTAAGGAGATAATGAAAAAAATCATCGAGTCCATAGATGATTGTGGGTGCACACTTACATTGCTAGATAAGTTGCAAGAGTCCCTTCAAAGCAGGTTAGGGGGGAAGAAATTTTTGGTTGTACTAGATGACGTTTGGGTTgaagatgatgaaaatgaaaagagCATGTGGGAGGAGCTAAGAAAAACATTAAGGTGTGGGGCAGATGGGAGTATTGTTGTGATGACAACACGATCACAAGCAACTAGTCAAATGTTTAGTAAGGTTCCCAAGTTACAACATAAACTGGGATGTTTATCAAGAGATGACTCGTGGTCACTATTCGAAAAGCTTGCATTTGCACCCGGAAGAGAGAGAGATAACATAAGTGAGCTAGAGCATATTGGAAGGGAGATAGTTGAGAAATGTAAAGGACTACCTCTAGCAGTGAAGACCTTGGGTAGCTTAATGTGGTCGAAAAGTAGTACAAGCGATTGGCAACATGTGAAAGACAACAACTTATGGGATTTGGATGAAGTTAAAGTCGTGCCTGCTATTTTGAAGTTAAGCTATGATAAACTGCTTCCACATTTAAAAAGATGTTTTGCTTATTGTTGTTTATTTCCAAAAGGTTGTGAAATCGAAAAGGATGTACTGATTTCGTTGTGGGTTGTTAATGGTTTCATTCCACCCAAAGGAGGAAAAGACTTGTATATGCTTGGGGAAGAAATTCTTAATTGCTTTGTTTGGAGGTCATTCTTGCAGGTTGTTAATCCCGGCAAATTTTCAGATGGTATTTACAGATATAAAATGCATGATCTGATGCATGACATGGCACATGATGTGATGGGACATGATTGTTTGGTTATGGAGCATGGAAGTAACAAGGCTGAAATACCAGAAGCGGTGGTTCATTTGAGCTCGTCACGCCATATTAAGTTTTCAGATGAGGATTTACGAAAGTTAACATCGTTAAGATCAATATTCATGTTCAGGAAAGAGGCTGAATGTAGCAAAAGTTTCAAGCAAGCTTATGTAAGGGTATTACACTTGGATGGTATTTACTTAATGACATTCCCTAAATCCGTTTGCAAACTCAAACATCTAAAATACCTGAATTTATCAAATTCAAGTATAGAAGTTTTACCCAAGTCAATTATGTATCTCCAAAACTTGCAATACTTGAATTTATCACGTTCAagcattaaagttttacctaagTCGATTATGTATCTCCAAAACTTGCAATACTTGAATTTATCACACTCATATACGGAAGTTTTGCCTGAGGGGATTATTAATCTCCAAAACTTGCAAACGCTGCGTTTGTATAATTGTTATTCGCTGCGTAAGTTGCCTAAAGGCCTGAGATACATGAGAAATCTTCATTGTTTGGACACATGTGGTATTTTACTCAAAGATTTTCCAGAAGGAATCAAAGAACTAACTAGTCTCCGAATACTTTCAAGGTTTCCAGTTGGTAAAGGGGATGTGGCCAAAATTGGGGAATTGGAGGATTTAAATCTACTTGAGGGCAAGTTGTGGTTAGAAGGGCTAGAGAATGTTGGAAGTTTAGAAGAAGCTAAGAGTGCTAAACTTGAATGCAAAAGAAATCTATTGGATTTGTTGTTGCGTTGGTCTAAATATAGGGAACTGGAACTAGCAGCACAGCGTGTAGTTGATGAAGAGGTTCTGGAGGGACTAGAACCAAATCCGAGTCTCAAGAAATTGACAATATATGGTTACATGGGAATGATTATTTCTCCCAGTTGGTTGCTGAATTTAAAAAATTTGCTTGAAATTAAAATTTCTATGTGTAGTCGTTGTGAGCATATTCCATTACTTGGGAGATTACCCAATCTTAGGATCATTGACTTGAGTTACATGGGTTCTTTTAAGTGTTTCCTTGATGACGACACAAACATGTTAGGAGGTACCACCGATACGTTTCTTTGTGTAGAAGAATTACACATCAATTACTGTCGGAGTTTGGTTTCCTTGCCAAGTAACCTTCCAAAACTCAAGGTTTTATACTTAGAGGAGTGCAATGCTTTAGTTTCTCTACCGGATGAGATTCAGAGTTTCAAGCATTTGAAAGAACTTACTATATCAGACTGTGAACAATTAAGGAAAAGGTACGGAAAACAAACGGGTGTAGAGTGGCATAAAATTTCTCACATTCCCCACGTCAAATTTCTTGACCCACTTTAG